One window from the genome of Rhodococcus sp. ABRD24 encodes:
- a CDS encoding TenA family protein, protein MTTSVHDTSVHTELGRFTDHLWERTAVLRDAIDNLEFLRRLGDGTLPLDVFRVYIEQDALYLAEYAKALALVASRAPDPQSAAFWATSAATAAVVETSLHESLLTSGALPESEAVPAHSQACLGYVSYLTATSATESYAVAAAALLPCFWIYADVGSRLAASAHDVLAVDPSHPYAQWVTTYDSPEFQESVVTARRLVDAAADAATAEQRAAMVRAFVIATRYELMFWDTALHPQPWPAS, encoded by the coding sequence ATGACAACGTCTGTCCACGACACTTCTGTTCACACCGAACTCGGTCGATTCACCGATCACCTGTGGGAGCGCACCGCGGTCCTGCGTGACGCAATCGACAATCTCGAGTTCCTCCGCCGACTGGGAGACGGCACACTGCCACTCGACGTCTTCCGCGTCTACATCGAGCAGGACGCGCTCTACCTCGCCGAATATGCCAAGGCACTCGCGCTCGTGGCCTCACGCGCCCCGGACCCGCAGTCCGCGGCGTTCTGGGCGACGTCGGCGGCAACCGCCGCGGTAGTGGAGACCTCTCTACACGAGAGCCTGCTGACCAGCGGGGCCTTGCCCGAGAGCGAGGCCGTGCCGGCGCACTCGCAGGCCTGTCTCGGGTACGTGTCGTACCTGACGGCCACGTCGGCGACCGAGTCGTACGCGGTTGCCGCGGCCGCCCTGCTTCCGTGCTTCTGGATCTACGCCGACGTGGGCAGCCGCCTGGCCGCAAGCGCCCACGACGTACTCGCAGTGGATCCATCGCACCCGTACGCACAGTGGGTCACGACGTACGACAGCCCGGAGTTCCAGGAGTCGGTGGTCACCGCGCGCCGACTCGTCGACGCTGCCGCGGACGCCGCGACTGCCGAGCAACGCGCAGCAATGGTCCGCGCATTCGTGATCGCGACCCGATACGAGCTCATGTTCTGGGACACGGCGTTGCACCCTCAGCCTTGGCCGGCCTCGTGA
- a CDS encoding carboxylesterase/lipase family protein, which produces MEATHVIEAGEPDTLTVETPLGKARGYSDGSVFSWKGIPYAAPPTGGLRFRSPAAPQPWAGVRDCRAFGPIAPQGHDTSVPIDPTMMLDEDCLTVNVWAPRPDGQPRPVMVWIHGGAYCLGSSAQPVYDGRLLAERGDVVIVTFNYRLGTLGFLDLSSFSSADRVFESNLGLRDQIAALEWVRENIAAFGGDPGEVTLFGESSGGGAITTLMTVPRAEGLFHRAIAQSPPATSVYGAERAATVAARFLEILDLPADRVGDLWDMPVERLVKAGDILVDEVPVRVPGTLAMSPVVDRDLVPHYPVAAFQKGHSHRIPLIIGSNKDEASIFKFMRSPLLPVSAEAVQQMFSGLAQDNPELSALRLAEIVAAYPDSTKPRGALAISRDAAFRMPALWVADGHSRHSPTWMYRFDHATPILKAARVGAGHATELPYVFGNFGTLNVDPTFWLGGRKAAVDVSGRMQRRWLAFTRYAVPAALDGSKHWAPYTEESRSTLLIDSRDRLVADPDQALRVAWGDEVMGFS; this is translated from the coding sequence ATGGAAGCCACGCACGTCATCGAAGCTGGAGAGCCGGACACGCTCACCGTCGAGACACCCCTCGGCAAGGCGCGCGGATATTCCGACGGTTCCGTTTTCTCCTGGAAGGGCATTCCCTACGCGGCACCGCCGACGGGGGGACTGAGATTTCGCAGTCCAGCCGCGCCACAGCCCTGGGCCGGGGTACGGGACTGTCGCGCATTCGGGCCGATCGCGCCGCAGGGACACGACACGTCCGTGCCGATCGATCCGACGATGATGCTCGACGAGGACTGCCTGACGGTCAACGTCTGGGCCCCCAGACCGGACGGCCAGCCGCGGCCGGTCATGGTGTGGATTCATGGCGGCGCATATTGCCTGGGCTCGTCGGCGCAACCCGTCTACGACGGCCGGCTTCTCGCCGAACGCGGGGATGTCGTGATCGTCACGTTCAACTACCGGCTCGGAACGCTGGGCTTCCTGGATCTGTCATCGTTCTCCAGCGCCGACCGCGTGTTCGAGTCGAACCTCGGTCTGCGGGATCAGATCGCGGCGCTCGAGTGGGTGCGGGAGAACATCGCTGCGTTCGGTGGCGATCCCGGCGAAGTGACGCTGTTCGGGGAGTCGTCCGGTGGTGGTGCGATCACCACGCTGATGACGGTGCCCCGCGCCGAGGGGTTGTTCCACCGCGCCATCGCACAGAGCCCACCGGCGACGTCGGTGTACGGCGCCGAGCGGGCCGCGACGGTGGCCGCGCGGTTCCTCGAGATCCTCGATCTACCGGCGGATCGGGTGGGCGATCTGTGGGACATGCCGGTCGAGCGGCTCGTGAAGGCCGGCGACATCCTCGTCGACGAGGTCCCTGTCCGCGTGCCCGGGACGCTGGCGATGTCGCCGGTCGTCGACCGCGATCTTGTCCCGCACTACCCGGTCGCCGCGTTCCAGAAGGGTCACTCGCACCGGATTCCGCTGATCATCGGTTCCAACAAGGACGAGGCATCGATCTTCAAGTTCATGCGTTCGCCGCTGCTTCCGGTCAGCGCGGAGGCCGTCCAGCAGATGTTCTCCGGTCTGGCACAGGATAATCCGGAACTCTCGGCGTTGCGGCTGGCCGAGATCGTTGCCGCCTATCCGGACAGTACCAAACCCAGAGGAGCACTTGCGATCTCGCGTGACGCGGCCTTCCGGATGCCCGCGCTGTGGGTTGCCGACGGCCACAGTCGGCACTCACCGACCTGGATGTATCGCTTCGACCATGCCACCCCGATTCTCAAGGCCGCGCGTGTCGGGGCGGGGCACGCGACCGAACTGCCCTACGTGTTCGGCAATTTCGGCACGCTCAACGTCGATCCCACCTTCTGGCTGGGGGGACGAAAGGCGGCCGTCGACGTCTCCGGACGCATGCAGCGCCGCTGGCTGGCATTCACTCGGTACGCGGTACCGGCCGCGCTCGACGGCTCCAAACACTGGGCGCCCTACACAGAGGAGTCGCGTTCGACTCTCCTGATCGACAGCCGCGACCGACTGGTGGCGGACCCGGATCAGGCGTTGCGTGTGGCGTGGGGCGACGAGGTGATGGGGTTCAGCTGA
- a CDS encoding MFS transporter translates to MTAPNVTTTRRFGPLILLNIATLLSATGNGIVIVALPWLVLEQTGRATDAAIVAGAATVPLLLASLFSGTVVDRFGRRPTSLVSDALSGLSVAAIPVIAGTVGLSVPVLALLAALGATFDPAGISARESMLPAATRAAGWRLDRVNSLYEANYNVAYLIGPGIGGVLIALVGPETTLWVTAVCFALSIVTIAFLKLEHAGRPDTETRPSSMWTGTLEGLRFVWRDRLLRTLALVDMVIVALYLPIESVLFPKYFTDRGDPAQLGWVLMAMSIGGLVGALSYGALAPHLERRNLMLIAVSGLGLSMVGMAFLPPLWILLALCAVIGLVYGPVGPIANWAMQTRSPEHMRGRVVGVMTSTAYAAGPLGYLLAGPLIDQAGIRTTFFVLAVPVILVAVVCFRLPVLRELDADSRPDP, encoded by the coding sequence GTGACCGCCCCGAACGTGACGACCACCCGACGCTTCGGGCCACTGATCCTGCTCAATATCGCCACGCTGCTCTCGGCAACCGGGAACGGCATTGTCATCGTCGCGCTGCCGTGGCTGGTGCTCGAACAGACCGGGCGGGCGACCGACGCTGCCATCGTCGCGGGCGCGGCCACCGTGCCACTGCTGCTGGCAAGCCTGTTCTCGGGCACCGTCGTGGACCGGTTCGGCCGGCGTCCGACCTCGCTGGTGTCGGACGCGCTCTCGGGACTGTCGGTCGCCGCGATCCCCGTGATCGCGGGCACCGTCGGGCTGTCCGTGCCGGTGCTCGCACTGCTCGCCGCGCTGGGTGCAACCTTCGACCCGGCCGGTATCTCGGCACGCGAATCGATGCTGCCCGCAGCGACCCGCGCCGCAGGCTGGAGGCTCGACCGCGTCAACAGCCTGTACGAGGCGAACTACAACGTCGCCTATCTGATCGGTCCGGGCATCGGTGGTGTCCTGATCGCGCTGGTCGGCCCGGAGACGACCCTGTGGGTGACGGCCGTCTGCTTCGCCCTGTCCATCGTGACGATCGCGTTCCTGAAGCTCGAGCATGCCGGACGGCCCGACACCGAGACCCGCCCCTCATCCATGTGGACCGGCACCCTCGAGGGGCTTCGGTTCGTGTGGCGGGACCGATTGCTGCGCACGCTGGCACTGGTCGACATGGTGATCGTGGCGCTGTACCTGCCGATCGAGTCGGTGCTGTTTCCCAAGTACTTCACCGACCGCGGCGATCCCGCCCAGCTCGGCTGGGTGCTGATGGCGATGAGCATCGGCGGACTGGTCGGCGCGCTTTCCTATGGGGCCCTGGCGCCGCATCTCGAGCGCCGCAATCTGATGCTGATCGCGGTGAGCGGCCTGGGACTGTCGATGGTCGGCATGGCCTTCCTGCCACCGCTGTGGATACTCCTGGCACTGTGCGCCGTGATCGGTCTGGTGTACGGACCGGTGGGCCCGATCGCCAACTGGGCCATGCAGACTCGCAGTCCCGAGCACATGCGCGGACGGGTCGTCGGAGTGATGACGTCCACCGCGTATGCGGCCGGGCCGCTCGGTTATCTGCTCGCCGGCCCGCTGATCGATCAGGCCGGCATTCGCACCACGTTCTTCGTGCTCGCCGTTCCGGTGATCCTAGTGGCGGTGGTGTGCTTCAGGCTGCCGGTCCTGCGGGAGCTGGACGCGGACTCGCGCCCGGATCCCTGA
- a CDS encoding FtsX-like permease family protein, which yields MHSTGVRALARANIRQQRGGFAAMFVAVFCAALLTCALGVLFESGIRGGVESHRYAGADVIIGGPQTLEVREDVDQPYVERALLPAIAVSELAGLPGVRAAIADMSVPLTTDTGATLDAHGWSSAALAPYTLTAGRAPEAPDEVVVTGDAAPGARIMLRHGGIGSEYTVVGVAGAPTPEPTDRAGTVLVSDARIGQLWPHGDQVTTIGLLAEDGVDASTLAARARAQLAGHDVRTYTGDARGDVEYLDAGAARNELIMLCGSFAGLAILIAMFVVASTLSLSIQQRRREFALLRAMGATPGQVHRLIGSEVLLVAGIAAVLGVWPGFAVAGVLRAQFTEAGVLPSDFALAYGPVPALVGVALALATARIAAAIAARRPARLDPTEALRESAVEPGTIGRGRLVTGLAFAAGGLATSVLPAFLPGQAALAGAGSSAVLLVISVALLGPRLVSAAVARLGGPMRRSSSPALALAAANTGARARRLAAAITPLALAIAIASVQLFTQSTISGAAGDQSRRGLTADLVVTGAAGLSPATVDEIASNPAVREANPITRSQALYTSDSGDAPTTKPYPVQGIDPRASASTLDLDVREGDLTRLTDGTVALSLDAVFDMGTDMGETVPLRLGDGTLITPTVVATYGRGLGFGDVTLPAGQVRAHTTDAMADVLLVTAQPGRVDELRESLEATPGVAVADRAEFASAGEDERRTQSWVSIVALAVLLGYLAVAVVNTLVLATAERGREFALLRLVGASHRQVRSMMRVESVIVVSVAAVVGSLIALPPLAGIAGAVSGRPIPNISPVTYGAIIAATVVLGLVAIAIPTHAALRQDPVEAIGTRE from the coding sequence ATGCACAGCACCGGAGTGCGCGCCCTCGCGCGCGCCAACATTCGGCAGCAGCGCGGCGGCTTCGCCGCGATGTTCGTCGCGGTGTTCTGCGCGGCGCTGCTGACCTGCGCGCTGGGTGTGCTGTTCGAATCCGGGATCCGCGGCGGTGTCGAGTCGCACCGCTACGCGGGCGCGGACGTCATCATCGGAGGTCCGCAGACCCTCGAGGTGCGCGAGGACGTCGACCAGCCGTACGTCGAACGGGCGCTACTCCCCGCGATCGCGGTCAGCGAACTGGCCGGCCTGCCGGGGGTGCGCGCGGCGATCGCCGACATGAGCGTGCCGCTGACCACCGACACCGGAGCGACGCTGGACGCCCACGGCTGGTCGTCGGCGGCGCTGGCGCCGTACACGCTCACCGCGGGGCGCGCGCCCGAAGCCCCGGACGAGGTGGTCGTCACCGGCGACGCTGCCCCGGGTGCCCGGATCATGCTGCGGCACGGCGGGATCGGAAGCGAGTACACGGTCGTCGGGGTCGCCGGGGCGCCGACGCCCGAGCCGACGGACCGGGCCGGCACGGTGTTGGTTTCCGACGCCCGGATCGGGCAGCTGTGGCCGCACGGCGATCAGGTGACGACGATCGGGCTGCTCGCCGAGGACGGCGTCGACGCCTCGACGCTGGCTGCTCGGGCGCGGGCCCAGCTCGCCGGCCACGACGTGCGCACCTACACCGGCGATGCCCGCGGCGACGTCGAGTACCTCGATGCGGGCGCGGCCCGCAACGAACTGATCATGCTGTGCGGGTCTTTCGCGGGCCTGGCGATCCTGATCGCGATGTTCGTCGTCGCGAGCACGCTGTCGCTGTCGATCCAGCAACGGCGCCGCGAGTTCGCGCTGCTACGGGCGATGGGCGCGACACCGGGGCAGGTGCACCGGTTGATCGGCAGCGAGGTGCTGCTGGTGGCCGGGATCGCCGCCGTACTGGGAGTGTGGCCGGGCTTCGCGGTCGCCGGGGTTCTGCGCGCGCAGTTCACCGAAGCCGGGGTGCTGCCGTCCGACTTCGCACTCGCGTACGGGCCGGTGCCCGCCCTCGTCGGAGTCGCCCTCGCCCTCGCGACCGCCCGAATCGCGGCCGCGATCGCCGCACGTCGTCCCGCCCGCCTCGATCCAACTGAGGCGCTACGCGAATCCGCAGTCGAGCCTGGCACCATCGGGCGCGGTCGGCTCGTCACCGGCCTGGCGTTCGCGGCCGGCGGGCTGGCCACGTCGGTGCTGCCCGCATTCCTGCCCGGCCAGGCCGCACTCGCCGGGGCGGGTAGTTCGGCCGTACTACTGGTGATCTCGGTGGCGCTACTCGGCCCCCGACTCGTGTCGGCCGCCGTCGCCCGGCTCGGTGGGCCGATGCGTCGCAGCTCGTCCCCCGCTCTCGCTCTGGCCGCAGCCAATACGGGAGCCCGCGCACGCCGTCTGGCCGCCGCCATCACCCCGCTCGCCCTGGCGATAGCGATCGCCTCGGTACAGCTGTTCACGCAGAGCACTATCAGCGGGGCCGCCGGTGACCAGTCGCGACGCGGTCTCACCGCCGACCTCGTGGTCACCGGGGCCGCCGGACTCTCCCCGGCTACCGTCGACGAGATCGCATCGAATCCTGCTGTCCGCGAAGCGAATCCGATCACCCGCAGCCAGGCACTGTACACGTCCGACTCCGGCGATGCGCCGACCACCAAACCGTACCCCGTGCAGGGGATCGATCCACGAGCGAGCGCGTCGACCCTCGATCTCGACGTCCGTGAGGGCGATCTGACCCGGCTGACGGACGGCACGGTGGCACTGAGCCTCGACGCCGTATTCGACATGGGCACCGACATGGGTGAGACGGTGCCTCTGCGACTCGGCGACGGGACACTGATCACCCCCACGGTCGTCGCGACCTACGGACGCGGACTCGGCTTCGGCGATGTCACCCTGCCCGCCGGGCAGGTCCGTGCACACACCACCGACGCGATGGCCGATGTCCTGCTGGTGACCGCCCAGCCCGGACGCGTCGACGAGCTCCGCGAGAGCCTGGAGGCCACGCCCGGCGTCGCCGTTGCGGACCGCGCCGAGTTCGCGTCCGCCGGAGAGGACGAGCGGCGCACGCAGTCGTGGGTGAGCATCGTGGCGCTCGCTGTGCTGCTCGGCTACCTCGCCGTCGCAGTAGTCAACACCCTGGTGCTGGCGACCGCGGAGCGGGGCCGGGAGTTCGCGCTGCTTCGACTGGTCGGCGCGAGCCACCGTCAGGTGCGGAGCATGATGCGCGTCGAATCAGTGATCGTGGTCAGTGTCGCTGCAGTGGTCGGTTCGCTGATCGCACTGCCGCCGCTGGCAGGCATCGCGGGGGCCGTGTCCGGTAGGCCGATCCCGAACATCTCCCCCGTGACGTACGGGGCGATCATCGCCGCCACCGTCGTGCTCGGGCTGGTTGCGATCGCAATTCCCACACACGCCGCACTGCGACAAGACCCAGTCGAGGCCATCGGCACACGCGAGTGA
- a CDS encoding ABC transporter ATP-binding protein — MTQHTSPNTLIESPPRAAIRLDGVTKTYGSGRAAVTALDSVSLTLAPGSFTAVMGPSGSGKSTFLHCAAGLDQPTTGSVWLGDTDISALKPKARTIFRRDHIGFVFQAYNLMSALTVEQNVTLPLLLAGRVADRAHLDYVLGAVGLDGKRDRRPAEMSGGQQQRVAIARALITQPHAVFADEPTGALDSRTGRQVLELLRRTTTELGQTVVMVTHDPVAAAHADQVQFLADGRLVGRMDSTTAAAVADHMTHLGEW, encoded by the coding sequence ATGACACAACACACGTCCCCGAACACACTGATCGAGAGTCCGCCGCGGGCCGCGATCCGGCTCGACGGCGTCACCAAGACCTACGGCAGCGGCAGGGCCGCGGTCACCGCGCTCGACAGTGTGAGCCTGACGCTGGCGCCGGGCAGCTTCACCGCTGTCATGGGGCCGTCCGGCTCCGGCAAGAGCACCTTCCTGCACTGCGCGGCTGGCCTGGACCAGCCCACGACCGGTTCGGTGTGGTTGGGTGACACCGACATCAGCGCCCTGAAGCCGAAGGCGCGAACCATCTTCCGGCGCGATCACATCGGGTTCGTCTTCCAGGCCTACAACCTGATGTCGGCGCTCACCGTCGAGCAGAACGTCACGCTGCCACTACTGCTGGCCGGCCGCGTCGCCGACCGCGCGCACCTCGACTATGTTCTCGGCGCTGTCGGGCTCGACGGCAAGCGCGACCGGCGGCCCGCCGAGATGTCCGGCGGACAGCAGCAGCGCGTCGCAATTGCCCGAGCGCTCATCACGCAGCCGCACGCCGTGTTCGCGGACGAGCCGACCGGCGCACTGGACAGCCGCACGGGCCGACAGGTACTCGAACTGCTGCGCCGCACCACCACCGAGCTGGGGCAGACCGTCGTCATGGTCACCCACGATCCGGTCGCCGCGGCGCACGCCGACCAGGTGCAGTTCCTCGCCGACGGCCGTCTGGTGGGCCGCATGGACTCGACCACCGCCGCGGCGGTTGCCGATCACATGACCCATCTCGGGGAGTGGTGA
- a CDS encoding sensor histidine kinase, whose amino-acid sequence MTWTERLYVRWRAVRFLAVESVAALVSMCFLFVGLVIASTLMLVVGWIAVPWYLRALRWWAGLARERAGRYTGTVVGERYLQITDNPGFDDLRRLLTAPSTRRDFAWVAVHSIAALTAGLLAVGIPLAALNSLSIPLYWWSLPADAPVSSIYPVTSWWGAAPMPLIGVGYIVLGWWMIPAMARGISALASRLLAPRRETELSERVTALTESRAAALDAHAAELRRIERDLHDGAQNRLVGVVMMLGLAERSLRVNPEQALPQLLRAQDAASDALSELRTLVHDIYPPVLDELGLDGAVSALAGRSAVPCVLDVEGLQRAPASVEAAAYFVVAEALTNVVKHSAATHVLVTIRTRTDESGHTMVIEVHDDGHGGAVETSGSGLAGIRRRVAAFEGTMTLRSPLGGPTRLEVGLPCGF is encoded by the coding sequence ATGACGTGGACCGAACGGCTGTATGTGCGGTGGCGGGCCGTCCGCTTCCTCGCGGTGGAGTCCGTCGCCGCCCTCGTCTCGATGTGTTTCCTGTTCGTCGGCCTGGTGATTGCGTCCACCCTGATGCTGGTCGTCGGATGGATTGCGGTGCCGTGGTACCTGCGGGCGCTGCGCTGGTGGGCAGGTCTGGCGCGTGAGCGGGCCGGCCGGTACACGGGCACCGTGGTGGGGGAGCGGTACCTGCAGATCACGGACAATCCGGGCTTCGACGATCTACGACGGCTCCTGACGGCGCCGTCCACGCGACGCGACTTCGCATGGGTCGCCGTGCACTCGATCGCGGCGCTGACTGCCGGTCTACTGGCCGTCGGGATTCCGCTGGCGGCACTGAATTCGCTGTCGATTCCGTTGTATTGGTGGTCGCTGCCGGCGGACGCGCCGGTGAGCAGTATCTATCCGGTCACGTCGTGGTGGGGGGCGGCGCCGATGCCGCTGATTGGCGTCGGTTACATCGTGCTCGGCTGGTGGATGATCCCCGCGATGGCCCGTGGCATCAGCGCACTCGCGTCCCGTCTGCTGGCCCCGCGACGGGAAACCGAACTGTCCGAACGGGTCACCGCTCTTACCGAGAGCCGTGCGGCGGCCCTCGATGCGCACGCGGCCGAGCTGCGCCGGATCGAACGAGACCTGCACGACGGAGCCCAGAACCGTCTGGTCGGGGTGGTCATGATGCTCGGCCTCGCCGAGCGATCGCTACGGGTGAACCCGGAACAGGCTCTGCCGCAACTGCTTCGCGCGCAGGATGCCGCCTCGGATGCGCTGTCGGAGCTGCGGACGCTGGTGCACGACATCTACCCGCCTGTTCTCGACGAGCTGGGCCTGGACGGCGCGGTGTCCGCCCTCGCCGGCCGCAGCGCTGTGCCGTGTGTGCTCGATGTCGAGGGCCTGCAGCGCGCTCCCGCGTCGGTGGAGGCGGCCGCGTACTTCGTCGTCGCGGAGGCGCTCACCAACGTCGTCAAGCACAGCGCGGCGACGCACGTCCTCGTGACGATCCGGACCCGTACCGACGAATCCGGGCACACGATGGTGATCGAGGTCCATGACGATGGGCACGGCGGGGCTGTCGAGACGTCGGGCAGCGGATTGGCGGGGATACGCCGTCGCGTGGCAGCGTTCGAGGGAACCATGACATTGAGGAGCCCGCTCGGCGGGCCGACGAGGCTCGAGGTGGGCTTGCCGTGCGGATTCTGA
- a CDS encoding response regulator transcription factor, which translates to MRILIAEDDALLREGLALLLGTVGIEVTAAVADAEEFLDAFEADPPDGAVLDVRMPPTFTNEGLRAAIEARRRRPGFPVLVLSAYVEDRYAGELLAGGAGGVGYLLKERVGKVEEFVDALRRVVDGGTVMDPEVVSQLMSRRRVDDPIRGLTPRESEVLGLMAEGLGNQDIARKLVVSDTAVSKHIGNIFAKLGLSTSDSGHRRVLAVLAHLRS; encoded by the coding sequence GTGCGGATTCTGATCGCCGAGGACGATGCTCTGCTGCGGGAGGGGCTCGCGCTGCTGCTCGGCACTGTCGGTATCGAGGTCACCGCGGCCGTCGCCGATGCCGAGGAGTTCCTCGATGCGTTCGAGGCAGACCCGCCGGACGGTGCGGTGCTGGACGTGCGGATGCCGCCGACGTTCACCAACGAGGGCCTGCGGGCGGCGATCGAGGCGCGTCGGCGACGCCCTGGGTTCCCGGTGCTGGTGTTGTCGGCGTATGTCGAGGACCGGTATGCCGGAGAACTACTGGCAGGTGGCGCGGGAGGTGTCGGCTATCTGCTCAAGGAACGGGTCGGCAAGGTCGAGGAGTTCGTCGACGCGCTGCGCCGCGTCGTGGACGGCGGGACGGTGATGGATCCGGAGGTGGTCTCGCAGCTGATGAGCCGTCGCCGCGTCGACGATCCGATCCGCGGTCTCACACCGCGCGAGTCCGAGGTGCTCGGGCTCATGGCCGAAGGCCTCGGCAACCAGGACATCGCGCGGAAGTTGGTGGTCAGCGACACGGCGGTGAGTAAGCACATCGGCAATATCTTCGCGAAACTAGGCCTGTCGACGTCGGACAGCGGGCACCGCCGGGTCCTGGCGGTGCTGGCGCACCTGCGCAGCTGA